The nucleotide window CTGGGCGGCGTCGCGGTTTTTGCGAACGTCTTTGCCCCGGGGACCAGCGTCAACGGCCAGAGCGTCGCACTCAAGAGCACACAGGCCCTCTCCTCCGAGGTGGACAGCTCCGTCAGCGACTATAGCATGCAGGTCACGGGGGATGGCCTGAGCCTGTCGGTCAAGGCATCCGACATCGACCTCACCGTCGACGCCGACTCCTATGCCGCAAGCGCGCGGGCCCAGTCCAACGCCTGGGCCTGGCCCCTTACCGCCCTCATGGGAGAGGACGTGAGGGTCGAGGGGGGCATCGGCTACGACGAGGGGAAGCTTGGCACCCTCGTCGATGACGCCGTGACCCAGGCCAATGCCAGTGCGACCCAGCCAACCGACGCACGGCTGGACTACGACCCCAGCGCCAAGTCCTTCTCCGTCACACCCGAGACCTATGGCACCGCCCTCGACGCCGAGGCCACCAAGCGGGCCATCGTCGCGGCGCTCTCCACGGGCCAGCCCTCCCTCGAACTGGGCAAGGAGGAGATCCTGAAGCCAGCCGTGACCAAGGACTCAGCGCAGCTGGCCGCAGCGGCCAGGCAGGCCAACGCCTACCTCACGGCGGCGCAGACGCTCACGGCCAACGGCTCGGTCGCGGCGACCGTCTCCGCCGACCAGATCGCGCAATGGGTCAGCGTAGGCGACGACCTCTCCGTCTCGCTCGACACCGCAGCCATGACCGACTGGGCGCAGGGCGAGCTCTCCAAGCAGCTCGACACCGTGGGAACCACACGTAGCTACACACGACCCGACGGCAAGTCCTGCACCGTCTCGGGCGGCACCTACGGCTGGAACGTCGACGGCGCCGCACTGGCCCAGACCATCGCGGCCAACATCCAGGCCGGCACCGCAGCGACCGTCGAGGTCCCCTGGAAGGCCACTGCGGCCAGCTGGAATCCCGGCGGGGCCGAATGGGCGCGCTACATCGACGTCGACCTCACCGAGCAGCATGTCCGCTTCTACGACGCCAGCGGCTCCGTCATCTGGGAGTCCGACTGCGTGACGGGGGACGTCACCGAGGACCGTGGGACGCCGGAGGGCGTCTATTCCATCAACGGCAACATGGGCACGAACCAGACCCTCATCGGCCTGGACGAGAACCACGACGGGGAGCCCGATTACAAGTCGAAGGTCTCCTACTGGATGCCCTTCGTCGACAACATG belongs to Olsenella uli DSM 7084 and includes:
- a CDS encoding L,D-transpeptidase family protein; this translates as MASRDMKNDQDGHQGTRQFETLRPGNGLRGQTMRAARGTRRAPAPTATRAPEAGNAAGGCHGPHGAHPAHGAHGASERPSSGARPKAGRGTRRALRAAGVAAAVLGALYLGGVAVFANVFAPGTSVNGQSVALKSTQALSSEVDSSVSDYSMQVTGDGLSLSVKASDIDLTVDADSYAASARAQSNAWAWPLTALMGEDVRVEGGIGYDEGKLGTLVDDAVTQANASATQPTDARLDYDPSAKSFSVTPETYGTALDAEATKRAIVAALSTGQPSLELGKEEILKPAVTKDSAQLAAAARQANAYLTAAQTLTANGSVAATVSADQIAQWVSVGDDLSVSLDTAAMTDWAQGELSKQLDTVGTTRSYTRPDGKSCTVSGGTYGWNVDGAALAQTIAANIQAGTAATVEVPWKATAASWNPGGAEWARYIDVDLTEQHVRFYDASGSVIWESDCVTGDVTEDRGTPEGVYSINGNMGTNQTLIGLDENHDGEPDYKSKVSYWMPFVDNMVAFHDAPWRGTFGGTIYRGNGSHGCINLPSANAQALYGLVQVGDVVVVHS